The Flavivirga eckloniae genomic interval GAACCCATGTTGTACTACTATGTTTAGATGTAAACGAAACGGCAAGAAAAGAGTTGTTGGGCTTTACGTTTGTACGCAAAAACACCGCAACTGGAGAAGTAAAACCCCTTAAAGGTTTTAAACAATTTAAAGAAAATGCGAGTAAAAGCGACACCGAATTAATTCAAGCTTTTCTTTGGGGCGATTATACCGCAGAACCCAATACCAACTATGAGTATACAGCAACACCTGTTTACCGAACTCCCGAAAACAAAAAAAATGGTAGCGAAATTAAAATAGAAATTACAACTGAGAACCCAGATAAGGGTAAACATGGTGTCTTTTTTAACAGAGGAACAGTTGGGCAGGCATATGCTAGAAAATTTAAGAATAAAAACCCCGATAAAGTTCCAAATAATGAAGCATATCATTGGCTTTCCAGAGGATTGGAGGAAGCCATGCTCGCATTTATAGCAGAAGCAAAGGGAAAAGATTATTCGTTACGTGTTGCTGCTTACGAGTTTGATTATGTACCGGTTATTCAAGCGTTGTATGATGCTTCAAAAAGAGGGGCAGATGTTAAAATTGTATACGACCATTCAAAAGCGGGCCCTTGGGAAAGTACAAATAAGGCTATAGCTAATGTTCCAGGAGTTGAAAAGTTAATGATTCCCAGAAAATCGAACTCATCCATAAAACATAATAAATACATCGTACTACTCCATAAAGGAAAACCGAAAGAAGTATGGATGGGATCTACCAATTTTACTAGAGGAGGCATTTTTGGGCAATCCAATGTAGGGCATATAGTAAGAGACGAAGCTATAGCAGAAGCTTATTTGGAATATTGGACACGACTTTCCAAAGATCCTGACTTGAAAGAAATTCGCCCATTAAATGAAAGTCATACACCAACTCCTAACGGAAGTTTACCAAAAGGAATCACTCCTATTTTTAGCCCAAGACCAGATTTAAGCGTTCTGGATTGGTACGGAAAACAAATAGAAGATGCAAAAGAATCTATTGGATTTACAGCAGCTTTTGGAGTGAATCAAGACTTCGCCGATATAATGAGTAAAGAAGACGAATCGCTTCGTTACATTTTATTAGAGCATGAAGGAAAAACATTCAACGATTTTAAAGATACACCTAACAATAGAATTGCTTTAGGGGCTATACTTAATGATCAGGAAATAAAAGAAGAAGGTTTAAAAAATTGGGAGGCCGAGCATCTTACAGGCTTAAACGACCATGTTAAATATTTACATACAAAATACCTTTTTGTAGATCCGTTAACAGACGATCCAATACTCATCACAGGATCGGCTAACTTTTCCAAAGCATCTACGCAAAGCAATGATGAGAATATGATTATCGTTCGTGGCGATACTAACGTCGTGGATGTTTATCTCACAGAATTTGTCCGTCTTTTTAATCATTATGAATTTCGCGATCAATTAGCCAATAATGGTTTAGATGAGGTTTATTTCAGTGATTATCTAGCAACAGATAATTCCTGGACCAACATCTATTTCAAAAAAGGAACACAGCATTATAGAGAGCGAGAACTCTTCAGTTAATAATAGCTTTCAAATAAACACATATTAAACCTTATAAAAACGCACCTTATGAATGAAGAACTCACTTCTATTGGAGGTCCAGTATGTAATGAAAAACTCCCGGCTAGTTTAATCTTTGCAGAAGGGCAACACCTTACACATCAAAATAAAGAGGCCTTATGGGATATTTTTGAAGCCATAGGTAAAAACTGGTCTAACACTATTTACGATTCTAATAATCAACGAAGTTCTTGGTATGAAATGCTAAAAGCAAAAACCGAAAACGCACCTAACTATGCAGGCGAATATGTAAATGCCATTTATGTTTTAAATGAGTTATATAGTATGTATGGTAAGGACGAAGCCTTTAAAAAACTGTTTTTTGAAAGTGGTGTAGATAATAGCGCACCACCAACAACACGATTAGCGCATTGCAAAATTTACGTGGTTAACGAATTTATTAGAATGCAAATTACCGCTGGCGGATTTAAGAGTTGGGGTACAAAATACGGAGGCGAGCAAGCAAGGAATTATCACGGATTCTTGGGAGGAACACGTTACAACCGCATTCCAAGAGTGCGTGAGTATGATCCAGAGACTACTAATTCAAAAAACGATGACGCATGAAAAACCAATATGATTATGTAATAGTTGGAGCTGGAGTTGCCGCTGCCACTATTGCAAAAGGATTACTAGAACATAAACACGATACGTCTATATTAATTTTAGAAGCAGGACCAGAAATTATAGCAAAAGACAGGCGCTTTTGGTGGGACTATATTACACGTGGCGAAAGGCCGTATACGTTCACCTACGATCAAAAATTTGAAGCAGATTCTACAGGGAATATCGAATATCAAACCGATGGTGTTCGCGTAAAAGCCTATGGAGGATCTACCATGCACTGGGGTGCTTGGTGCTTACGCTTCAGACCAGAAGATTTTAACCTTCATACCAATACAGGTGAAGGCGCCGATTGGCCTATTAACTACGAAGACTTAGAATCATACTATAACGACGCTGAAGCATTTTTATCTGTTTGTGGAGACGATAATGCAAATTGGATACCAAGATCGAAACCCTATCCCGTACCTCCTTTTGAATGGACCGCGGCAGATGGTGCCATGATAGAAGCATGGGAGCAACTAGATGTGGTTTATCAAGATGGCGATATAGATCCGGGGACAAAAACAAAAATAAAATCTGGAAAAATGCCAATTGCACGTTACCGAAAGTGTATGACCACGGGAACTTGTAAATACTGTCCCATAGGAGGGCGTTTTAACGCACAATATGTATTAGACGATTTAAAAAACGATACCCGATTTATCAATTTTGAAGTTCGAGTAAATGCACCGGTACATAAAGTGAATGCTTCGAGCAAATCAAAAATAGAATCTGTAACATATACAGACAATTTAAACGGAAAAAAACATACCGTATACGGAGATACCATAATCTTAGCTTCGGGAGCATATAATGTACCAAAACTGTTAAGAGCCTCAAAAAATGAATTTTGGCAAGATGGTATAGGCAACGACTATGATTTAGTAGGACGTTTTGTGGTATCGCACTCTATGCTCAATGTTGTTGGTAAAGCCAAATCAAATCCTAACGGATGGTTTCAGGAATATGACTTCCCTACCCTAATGTCTCATAGTTATAATACCAAAGAGCATCAAAAAAAGGGCAAGATTTTTATGTTTAAAAACCGTACCACTCCAAATGTCGATATCGCTCAATTAATGATAGAGGGAAAAACCAGAGAAGAAATAGATGAGATTGTTTACGGAGAAATGACCATTAATCTTCAAGCCTTTTTAGAAGAAAAAGGGAAATTTAGTAATAGACTAGAAGCAAAACCGGGAGTAGATCGTTTTGGTCTGCCTCTAACCACAGTGCACTTTAGTAGAACGGATGAGGAAATGAAAAATGCCAATGATCGCTTAAGATTATTGGAGCAGGTTATTGAAAAAATGGGCTTAGAAGTAACCTCCTCCCGTATCGACAAACCAGGAGGACATCATACCACAGGAACGGCTCGTATGGGTACTAGTCCAGAGAATAGCGTAACCGATAAATTTATGAAGGTGCACGATACCGATAACTTGTATGTATGCTCAAATGCCGCTTTCCCAACTGGAAGTGCTGTAAACCCTACACTTACCCTCACGGCAATGGCTTTTAGGTTAGTAGAACATTTAAAAAAAACCAACCAAATTAAATCAAAAATAGAAGATGTTAACACAGTCGACACAATATAAAAATGCCTTTCAAGAGAAAGCAACCAAACTAACTAATGTAAAAGAGTTAATCCATCATTCAAAATCTGTTGAAGATGTAAGAGAAGACAAATTACATGTATTAAAGGAATTATTAAACAGTGCTGTAGTATTAGAGTTCGCGACCATACCAATATATCTGCAAGCTATGTGGACTATTAAGGATAATGAGTGCGACGTTGCAAAATCAATCCGTAATATTTTTCAAGAAGAAATGCTACATATGGCCATGGTATGCAACATGATTGTGGGTATAGGAGGCGAGCCTAAAATATACGATCCTAAAAACGGATTAAAGTATCCTAGTGGGCTTCCGGGTGGTGTACATCCCGAGCTTTATCTGTACCTAGAAGGATTGAACGATTGTTCGCTTAGAAATTTCATGGAGATAGAGTTACCCGAAGAAATCGCAGAAATATACGACTACGAAACAAAAGAACCAGTAAGTATAGGTGGACTTTGCGATCAAGATGGAAATATAACCAACGTTAAGCATATCCAAAGTCATGAGCACAATACAACCATTGGAGAGTTATACGACAGAATTAACGAATTGTTCCAAGAGTTGCAACCAAACATGGACGTAGAGCGTCAATTGGCGGGACCACTATCATGGTGGGTTATGGCAGATGCTACAAGTGTATCTAAAGCCATCGATATGATTAAGGAACAAGGAGAAGGTTCAGAAAATGTAACGCCTGCCAGTACAGGAATGGATAATCTAGCCCACTTTTATCGTTTTTGGGAAGTGTATTATAAAAAGAAGATTGTACAAGAGGGGGATAAATATTACTTCAAAGACCCTATGCCAAGACCAGAAACCTATAACATAGCAAGGGTGCCTAAAGGTGGCTATAAACAAGAAGAGGTTTCGCCAGAAGTGTGGCATTTAATAAACAGTTTCGATGAGGTTTATACAGACTTGGTGAAGTTTTTAGAAGACGCTTGGGCGATAAATGGTAGAGGACAAGCAGCTTTGGTGAACGCGATCGAAGTTATGTTTAAGCTAGAAAAATTTGCTCTGCCACTTATGCAGATACCCATTCCGGACAAAGAAGGATTGCATTATGGGCCTTGTTTTAGAATGATTTAATGCAATATATAACCAAATAAACACACATTAATAATATATCTGTAAGGCTCAATTTTCAGATAAAATTATAAATACAAATACACTTTTACATCTAAATACTAAAAACAATGAAACAAAAATTAAATATTTTATTAGCTTTTTTATTATTAACCACCGTTAATTCTTTTGCTCAAGGCAAGGGAGATACCACAACTAAATATAGCATAGGGCAAAATGTTCCGGAATTAGGAGGCATTGTATTTTATTTAGACGCCACCGGAAAACATGGATTGGTATGCGCGCCACAAGATCAGAGTACCGGTAGTCAGTGGCATTACGGCGCTTTTACTAATACCAAATCTTATGATAGTATTGTTGGTACAGGAAAGGCCAATACATCAAAAATTATCGTAAGCCAAGGCGTTAAACCATATGCAGCTAAACTTTGTTACGATTTAGAGTTAAATGGTTTTTCAGATTGGTACTTGCCATCAAAAAAAGAACTGAGCTTAATGTTTTCAAATATTGGGCGAGGTGCTAAGTCTCCAAACACAAATATTGGTAATTTTGCTAGCGACTTCTATTGGAGCTCTACAGAGCTAGATCTAAACTTCGCTTGGGCTCAATATTTTCTTATAGGTAACATATTTACAGATCTTAAGAATCATGAATGCCGTGTTCGTGCTGTTCGTTCTTTCTAATTGAAAAGAATATTATAGCAAAATGAATACTAAAGAATATAAAAATTGGCGGGTTGTTGTGGTATGCGAATTAAATGCTCCACCGGCCAAAGTATGGGATTTGGTTGGAGGTTTTTATAACATCAATCAATGGCATCCAGATATTATAATTTCCGAAGTTCCGGAAAAGCAAGCAGAAGAAAGAGACATTCGTAGAAAAATAACGTTTCCCAATCAAAAACCAACGTACGAGGAATTGGTTTTTATGGATAATGAAAACATGCATTATAAGTACAAATGGAATAAAGGAGAATGGGGAGAAATTGTACAAAATTACCATGCACAAATTCAAGTAGTAGAAACAAAGTTAGATGCACGCTGTTTGGTACAATGGTCTTCTACATTCTATTACTTTGAAGACGGGTTAACAGAGTTTTACCAGAATGGTTTTAAAAATCTAATAAAAATGTTTGGCGGAAAATTAATCAATAATTAAATCAATAAAATATGGGAAGTTTCGTAGAAATAAATGACACATTACAATTAACAGAAGAACAAGGGTTTCCTGTTCATATTTTCGACTTAGAAAAACATCAAAAAAACCCAGTTACTCTAAAAGATGTAGAGGGAAAGGTATTTGAGTTTAAAAATAAACCTAGCGCTCGATTATTTCAAATAGATCCGGTAAGGGTTTATTACGTACACAATGTAAACGGAAAATGGTTGTTTTGGGGGCGCGTATTAATTCAATCACAAAAAATAGAAAAACAATTAAATGATGACGGTACATGGGATGGAGAATCCTGGAAAACATCAGGAACGTATACGATACTTAATGTTTACGATCCAGAATATCAGAAGACATTTACTTTAAATGAGGCACCAGACGATAGGAATTATTATAAATAAGTAGAAATAACCATATGGAAGACCTGGAGCTTTTCTGGGATTGTTCATATGTAAAACCAAAAAATATGAAGAAAACGTTTATTTTACTTATCGGAATTTTGGTGTTCTCTTGTAACCAAGGTAAAAACGAAAAACCGAAAACGACCGCAACCGAGAGTACTGCTAAAATAACCAAAACAGAAGCTAATTTCGATTGGTTGTTAGGCAAATGGAAAAGGAGTAATGAGGAAGCTGGAAAAGAAACATTTGCAAGTTGGGATAAAAAAAGCAACACCGACTACGTAGGGTTTAGTTATACAACGCAAAAAGGAGATACGGTATACGAACAAAACTTTAGACTTGTAAAATTGAACAACGATTGGAGTTTTACAATTGCATTAAAAGGAGAAACGACACCATCTTCATTTAAAATGATAAGTTATAACGAACGGGAGTTTACTTGCGAAAACAATGATTTAGATTATCCTAATAGAGAAGCAGATTCTCCAAACAAAATAAAGTATTGGATAAATAACGATAATCTATATGCTACAATTTCGGGAGAAAAAATAGAACTGCAGTTTGAATACGTAAGCATAAATGAATGATGTAAAGGGGTATTTTTAAATGTATAAGCTTTCTTATTAAAATTATGCTTAGGTACCTGTAAGATAAAGCTAGTATTTGTTCTGGATACTGCGTTCGAAGGTAAATACTATTATTTATTATAGTTTTATTAATCAATTGTTCAAGTGTTTTAATTTAGAAATTACATTCTAAAAAAGGAACGAAACCCCGTCAATTTACAGGCGGGGAATTTCGTCCTTTAGAGCTGTCTCCCAAGTTTATCGAGAGTACTTACTTATCTGCTCGTTCTTAAGACGGGAGTCCACATGATAAAAACGCCGTTTATCTCAATACCGATTATACATTGAGATTTTTATTGAGTTCACATTAGTATCAATTAGAATTATAAAATCACAAAAATGACATCAGAAAGACTAGAAGCTTTTAGCGATGGCGTTATAGCTATTATTATCACTATTATGGTTTTAGAATTAAAAGCGCCTAACGAATATACTGTAGAGGCTCTTTTTGAAATATTGCCAACATTTATTAGTTATTTCATCAGCTTTTTATACGTAAGTGTTTATTGGCTTAGTCACCACCAATTATTTAAAGTCGCTAAAAAAATAAATAATAAAATCTTGTGGGCAAATTTAAACTTATTGTTTTGGTTAGCTCTAATCCCGTTTACTACAGATTGGATGGGAGAAGGAGATCATCATACAGATATTATTCCCTTGGCTTCATATGGTTTTGTACTTGTTATGTGTCAGTTATCGTTAATACTTTTAAGAAGCTCCATTGTTAGATTTCACGGAAAAGCATCACTTGTAGGAATGCAATTAGGTAGAAAATATATAGATTTTTTTTGCATGGTTATTTATATAATAGGTTTATCCCTATCGGCTTTAAATGCATATATAGCCATGATATGTTTTTTATTGGTTGCTCTCCTTAAAGTAGTAGAGTTGGGCTATGTTCCGAAAAAGGCCTAGTTGTGTTGTCATTCAGAGCGACTTGTGCTGAGCGGAGCCGAAGCAAGCGAACCGGCAGGCAGAGAATCTCTAAAATTTATAGTTAATAAGGAATAAAAAGCTTTCATAAATAATTGCATTCATTTACTAATGATAGAAAAGATCTTGTTTTAGATTCATCAGTCGTCCCTCCCTCTGAATGACAGGTAACTTAAAGGAAGTGTTATTCAGAGCGCAGCGAATCTACCTGCCAGTAAGCAGGGAATCTCACCATTTCATATTACTCTACATATAAAAAGTGGGTAGAATTATAAAAATCACAAACATTGTTGACATAAGGCTGTCACCCGCCCTGTTTAGTTTTGTTTCACAATAATTAAAAAAGAAATAAATGAAACAGTTATTAATTGTGCCAGCAATCTTAATAATGATTGGCTGCAACGGACAAAACAAAGCAAAGTTGAATAGTACAGCAGAACCAAAAATGATAGCAGTTTATCCAAGTGCCGATAAATTTGTAAAAACGCCATTAAGAAATAGTATTACACTAAAATTAAATGCTCCTCCTTCCAAAGTTTGGTCTCAAGTAGGAAGGCTGGAACGTATGCCAGAATACAGTTCTGGACTTGAAAAAGTAGACGCAGAGTACGATACTTCAAATAAATGTACCAGCTTTACATGCCATTTTTTACCCATGGAAGAAAGGCAACAAGGACTAGACCATAGTGAAAAAGTAGTATGGTACGAGCCTAACATCGGTCTAGCATCGTTAGCACACGAACCCAATGCATTCGATTTACAACAATCTCTTGGATTAATAACATTAAAAGCTGAAGGAGATCACACTATATTTAAGTGGGCTATTCATTTTACCTCAAAAAACGATGAGGCAATAGCAATGAATATAGCAGCATTTAAACAAGCTTTAAACGACGATATAGCTCAAAATCTCATAAAAATATTCGGAGGTGAAGTTTTAGAAAATTTTAGTCAGGACATACAATAATTGGCCAGTATTGGTGTTTTTACAATCAAAATAATATTGGGGCATAAATAATACAAATTTAAATGAAGATAATAATAGGGAAATGGCACGTAAAACATGAGTGCATTGATGATTTTATTACATTGAGCAAACAAGCAACCGATATATCTAGAAAAGAAGCTGGAAATATAAGTTTTACATTTTCTGAGATTAAAACAGATGTCAACATGTTTCTGTTTTTTGAGGAATGGAAAGGCCAACAAGCTATCGATTTTCACGTCTCTCAAGATTAT includes:
- a CDS encoding SRPBCC family protein, which codes for MNTKEYKNWRVVVVCELNAPPAKVWDLVGGFYNINQWHPDIIISEVPEKQAEERDIRRKITFPNQKPTYEELVFMDNENMHYKYKWNKGEWGEIVQNYHAQIQVVETKLDARCLVQWSSTFYYFEDGLTEFYQNGFKNLIKMFGGKLINN
- a CDS encoding Lcl C-terminal domain-containing protein; its protein translation is MKQKLNILLAFLLLTTVNSFAQGKGDTTTKYSIGQNVPELGGIVFYLDATGKHGLVCAPQDQSTGSQWHYGAFTNTKSYDSIVGTGKANTSKIIVSQGVKPYAAKLCYDLELNGFSDWYLPSKKELSLMFSNIGRGAKSPNTNIGNFASDFYWSSTELDLNFAWAQYFLIGNIFTDLKNHECRVRAVRSF
- a CDS encoding GMC oxidoreductase, which codes for MKNQYDYVIVGAGVAAATIAKGLLEHKHDTSILILEAGPEIIAKDRRFWWDYITRGERPYTFTYDQKFEADSTGNIEYQTDGVRVKAYGGSTMHWGAWCLRFRPEDFNLHTNTGEGADWPINYEDLESYYNDAEAFLSVCGDDNANWIPRSKPYPVPPFEWTAADGAMIEAWEQLDVVYQDGDIDPGTKTKIKSGKMPIARYRKCMTTGTCKYCPIGGRFNAQYVLDDLKNDTRFINFEVRVNAPVHKVNASSKSKIESVTYTDNLNGKKHTVYGDTIILASGAYNVPKLLRASKNEFWQDGIGNDYDLVGRFVVSHSMLNVVGKAKSNPNGWFQEYDFPTLMSHSYNTKEHQKKGKIFMFKNRTTPNVDIAQLMIEGKTREEIDEIVYGEMTINLQAFLEEKGKFSNRLEAKPGVDRFGLPLTTVHFSRTDEEMKNANDRLRLLEQVIEKMGLEVTSSRIDKPGGHHTTGTARMGTSPENSVTDKFMKVHDTDNLYVCSNAAFPTGSAVNPTLTLTAMAFRLVEHLKKTNQIKSKIEDVNTVDTI
- a CDS encoding phospholipase D-like domain-containing protein, producing the protein MRLKNEVNGVSLHVIAGTHVVLLCLDVNETARKELLGFTFVRKNTATGEVKPLKGFKQFKENASKSDTELIQAFLWGDYTAEPNTNYEYTATPVYRTPENKKNGSEIKIEITTENPDKGKHGVFFNRGTVGQAYARKFKNKNPDKVPNNEAYHWLSRGLEEAMLAFIAEAKGKDYSLRVAAYEFDYVPVIQALYDASKRGADVKIVYDHSKAGPWESTNKAIANVPGVEKLMIPRKSNSSIKHNKYIVLLHKGKPKEVWMGSTNFTRGGIFGQSNVGHIVRDEAIAEAYLEYWTRLSKDPDLKEIRPLNESHTPTPNGSLPKGITPIFSPRPDLSVLDWYGKQIEDAKESIGFTAAFGVNQDFADIMSKEDESLRYILLEHEGKTFNDFKDTPNNRIALGAILNDQEIKEEGLKNWEAEHLTGLNDHVKYLHTKYLFVDPLTDDPILITGSANFSKASTQSNDENMIIVRGDTNVVDVYLTEFVRLFNHYEFRDQLANNGLDEVYFSDYLATDNSWTNIYFKKGTQHYRERELFS
- a CDS encoding TMEM175 family protein encodes the protein MTSERLEAFSDGVIAIIITIMVLELKAPNEYTVEALFEILPTFISYFISFLYVSVYWLSHHQLFKVAKKINNKILWANLNLLFWLALIPFTTDWMGEGDHHTDIIPLASYGFVLVMCQLSLILLRSSIVRFHGKASLVGMQLGRKYIDFFCMVIYIIGLSLSALNAYIAMICFLLVALLKVVELGYVPKKA
- a CDS encoding putative quinol monooxygenase, with amino-acid sequence MKIIIGKWHVKHECIDDFITLSKQATDISRKEAGNISFTFSEIKTDVNMFLFFEEWKGQQAIDFHVSQDYFKEFMLKSERMLLSKPAITIYDIESQTTL
- a CDS encoding ferritin-like domain-containing protein, which encodes MLTQSTQYKNAFQEKATKLTNVKELIHHSKSVEDVREDKLHVLKELLNSAVVLEFATIPIYLQAMWTIKDNECDVAKSIRNIFQEEMLHMAMVCNMIVGIGGEPKIYDPKNGLKYPSGLPGGVHPELYLYLEGLNDCSLRNFMEIELPEEIAEIYDYETKEPVSIGGLCDQDGNITNVKHIQSHEHNTTIGELYDRINELFQELQPNMDVERQLAGPLSWWVMADATSVSKAIDMIKEQGEGSENVTPASTGMDNLAHFYRFWEVYYKKKIVQEGDKYYFKDPMPRPETYNIARVPKGGYKQEEVSPEVWHLINSFDEVYTDLVKFLEDAWAINGRGQAALVNAIEVMFKLEKFALPLMQIPIPDKEGLHYGPCFRMI
- a CDS encoding SRPBCC family protein; protein product: MKQLLIVPAILIMIGCNGQNKAKLNSTAEPKMIAVYPSADKFVKTPLRNSITLKLNAPPSKVWSQVGRLERMPEYSSGLEKVDAEYDTSNKCTSFTCHFLPMEERQQGLDHSEKVVWYEPNIGLASLAHEPNAFDLQQSLGLITLKAEGDHTIFKWAIHFTSKNDEAIAMNIAAFKQALNDDIAQNLIKIFGGEVLENFSQDIQ